One Neosynechococcus sphagnicola sy1 DNA window includes the following coding sequences:
- a CDS encoding 4Fe-4S binding protein: MAIYLWEKLWDLPHHAVLSAWLLLAITAGAVIFSLIYERRLWCRYLCPIGGMNGMFAKLAMVELRSTQQVCGSQCSTFGCYKGSSATPVTFADALPTEGQATGGCPLYSHPAQLPDNRDCVLCMTCLKACPHRSVQLNLRFPTSDLLDHHRGFWAEVALLLLLFGGVFMHHAQRLLGWLGFHDVPLDADHLLTSTPIALALLSIPAVLTYGTHAIARLLDPEQPTYLTLIYAYLPFTLAANLAHYIPSAVTEAGQILPVLARTLGFSGTGLPTLTWSADVAAFLQGVTLLSALIFSVYPLLRITKCTLLSNLPHLLLIAGLTVTSFWLII, from the coding sequence GTGGCCATTTATTTGTGGGAAAAGCTCTGGGATTTGCCGCACCATGCCGTCCTTTCTGCCTGGTTGCTCCTGGCGATTACAGCCGGAGCGGTGATTTTTAGCCTAATTTATGAACGGCGGCTCTGGTGTCGCTATCTCTGCCCGATCGGCGGTATGAACGGGATGTTTGCCAAACTGGCAATGGTGGAGTTGCGATCGACTCAACAGGTGTGTGGGAGTCAGTGCAGCACTTTTGGTTGCTATAAAGGCAGTAGCGCCACCCCTGTTACCTTTGCCGATGCCCTGCCGACGGAAGGACAGGCAACGGGCGGCTGTCCGCTCTATTCGCATCCCGCGCAATTGCCGGACAACCGAGACTGTGTGCTGTGTATGACCTGTCTCAAAGCCTGTCCTCATCGATCGGTGCAGTTAAACCTACGGTTTCCCACATCAGACTTACTGGATCATCACCGGGGCTTTTGGGCAGAAGTCGCGCTCCTCTTGCTGTTGTTTGGTGGGGTATTTATGCACCATGCCCAACGGCTTTTAGGCTGGCTAGGCTTCCACGATGTTCCCCTTGATGCTGACCATCTACTGACCAGTACGCCGATCGCCCTGGCACTCCTGAGTATCCCAGCCGTGCTGACCTATGGCACCCATGCGATCGCTCGCCTGCTTGATCCCGAACAACCCACCTATCTCACCCTCATCTACGCCTATCTGCCCTTTACCCTGGCCGCAAACCTGGCGCACTATATCCCATCGGCAGTCACAGAAGCGGGTCAAATTCTGCCTGTCCTGGCGCGAACCCTGGGCTTCAGCGGCACGGGCTTACCGACTCTCACCTGGAGTGCTGATGTTGCCGCTTTCCTTCAAGGAGTCACGCTGCTCTCCGCTCTGATTTTTAGTGTCTACCCACTGTTACGTATTACCAAGTGCACCTTGCTCAGCAATCTGCCTCATTTACTGTTAATCGCCGGACTGACGGTGACGAGTTTCTGGCTCATTATTTGA